In Carya illinoinensis cultivar Pawnee chromosome 6, C.illinoinensisPawnee_v1, whole genome shotgun sequence, a single genomic region encodes these proteins:
- the LOC122314274 gene encoding zinc finger protein BRUTUS-like, with translation MQNEESYIRELASCTGTLQTSINQHMSKEEAQVFPLLIEKFSIEEQANLVWQFLCSIPVNMMAEFLPWLSSSISSDERQDMRKCLCEIIPEEKLLQQVVFAWIEGETVSAMRKSCKDDLKVRCQDSRTSTFISQTEQGHGACKSLKTSKRKYMQLNLDHTKPSMSYPIDEILLWHNAIKRELNDIAKVARTIQISGKFSDLVAFNKRLQFIAEVCIFHRFGFMRCSYF, from the exons ATGCAAAATGAAGAAAGCTATATAAGGGAGTTAGCCTCTTGTACTGGAACTCTTCAAACATCAATTAACCAGCATATGTCCAAGGAAGAGGCGCAG GTTTTCCCCTTGCTCATTGAGAAGTTTTCAATTGAAGAGCAGGCCAATTTGGTGTGGCAGTTTCTTTGTAGCATTCCTGTGAACATGATGGCAGAATTTCTGCCATGGCTTTCTTCCTCTATATCATCTGATGAACGTCAGGATATGCGCAAGTGTTTGTGCGAGATAATCCCAGAAGAGAAGCTTCTTCAGCAG GTTGTATTTGCCTGGATTGAAGGGGAAACTGTCTCTGCAATGCGTAAAAGTTGTAAAGATGATCTTAAGGTCAGATGTCAAGATTCCAGGACTAGCACCTTTATCAGTCAAACTGAACAAGGGCACGGTGCATGTAAATCTTTAAAAACCAGTAAAAGGAAGTATATGCAGCTAAATCTTGATCATACAAAACCCAGTATGTCTTATCCTATAGATGAAATATTGCTTTGGCATAATGCAATAAAAAGAGAGTTGAATGATATAGCTAAGGTGGCTAGGACGATCCAAATATCTGGAAAATTTTCTGATCTTGTTGCATTCAACAAGAGGCTGCAATTCATTGCAGAAGTCTGCATCTTTCACAGGTTTGGTTTTATGCGGTGCTCCTATTTTTAA
- the LOC122312847 gene encoding LEAF RUST 10 DISEASE-RESISTANCE LOCUS RECEPTOR-LIKE PROTEIN KINASE-like 2.2 — MAYVSLVVFFLLSYLGLLLSAGHVETYPHNFCPFRCGDLERIGFPFINNIEASKCGVGIVSCRNETKTIELVIGGRQYELTSIRSSHEQPNAYVLGVWDQKLSENVSSGRCEFITNPTIPPNSPSISFQLDSPIRTLFKCNHTVESSIDQTESNDIKCNDNYKVYDRLPRESIPSGCSIIHLPYNKTEGSDPYQPGPPIVPAEFELLVHVREDCYQCDEREGQCPVNLDRKFNCPKKGKKSKVLEIALATLSVVIGVLIVIGLRFRRKFRSILNNESLTHQNVEAFLRNNGPFGIRRYSYSDIKKMTNFLKDKLGQGGYGSVYKGKLQDGSLVAVKVLKGSIGNGEEFINEVASISRTSHVNIVTLRGFCF, encoded by the exons ATGGCTTATGTCTCCcttgttgttttctttcttctttcatacCTCGGGTTGCTTCTTTCGGCCGGACATGTAGAAACATACCCCCATAACTTCTGTCCATTTCGTTGTGGAGATCTGGAGAGGATCGGCTTCCCATTCATCAATAATATCGAAGCCTCGAAATGTGGTGTTGGCATCGTAAGTTGTAGAAATGAAACCAAGACGATCGAACTGGTGATCGGTGGAAGACAGTACGAACTTACAAGCATTAGAAGTAGTCATGAACAGCCTAATGCTTATGTCCTGGGTGTCTGGGACCAGAAGCTTTCCGAGAACGTGTCTTCCGGTAGATGCGAATTCATAACCAATCCGACCATCCCCCCCAATTCTCCATCCATCTCTTTTCAACTCGATTCACCCATTCGGACCCTGTTCAAATGCAACCACACTGTCGAATCTAGTATTGACCAGACAGAATCGAACGATATTAAGTGCAACGACAATTATAAAGTCTACGATCGTCTTCCAAGAGAGAGTATTCCTTCTGGATGTTCCATTATTCATCTCCCATATAATAAGACAGAGGGAAGTGACCCGTATCAACCAGGACCACCAATAGTACCCGCTGAGTTCGAACTTCTAGTGCATGTGCGGGAAGATTGTTACCAGTGCGATGAGAGAGAAGGTCAATGCCCGGTTAACCTCGACAGAAAATTTAATTGTCCAAAGAAAG GGAAGAAGAGTAAAGTGTTGGAGATAGCCTTGG CCACTTTATCTGTTGTCATTGGAGTTCTAATAGTTATTGGCCTCAGATTCAGGCGAAAGTTTAGATCCATTTTAAACAATGAAAGTCTAACACATCAAAATGTTGAAGCCTTTCTAAGGAATAATGGACCCTTTGGTATAAGAAGATACAGTTACTCAGATATAAAGAAAATGACCAACTTCCTCAAAGATAAATTAGGCCAAGGAGGTTATGGTAGTGTCTACAAGGGGAAGTTACAAGATGGGTCTTTGGTGGCAGTAAAAGTTTTGAAAGGATCAATAGGAAATGGAGAGGAATTCATAAACGAGGTTGCCAGCATTAGTAGGACCTCACATGTCAACATTGTTACTCTTAGGGGCTTTTGTTTTTAG
- the LOC122312557 gene encoding rust resistance kinase Lr10-like, with protein sequence MPNGSLEKFIFKKDSPSDHQLQWETLYKIAVGIARGLEYLHRGCNNRILHFDIKPHNILLDENFCPKISDFGLGKVCPREQSIISMLGARGTAGYIAPEVFCRNFGGVSHKSDVYSYGMMILEMVGGRKNIDTEVDRTSEIFFPYWVYRRLELDEELTLNGLMTEEDRQNAKKMTIVSLWCIQTNPSNRPGMSRVVEMLEMSLNFLQIPPKPFLSSPSRLEADSSTTMVLSHSSSIVP encoded by the coding sequence ATGCCTAATGGATCTCTAGAGaagttcatatttaaaaaagattcaccATCTGATCATCAATTGCAATGGGAAACATTGTATAAGATTGCAGTTGGCATAGCTCGAGGATTGGAGTACTTGCATAGAGGTTGTAACAATCGAATCTTGCATTTTGACATAAAGCCTCACAATATTCTTTTAGATGAGAACTTTTGCCCAAAGATTTCGGATTTTGGCCTCGGGAAAGTATGCCCTAGAGAACAAAGTATCATATCAATGTTGGGTGCAAGAGGAACTGCAGGATATATAGCTCCAGAAGTATTTTGTAGAAACTTTGGAGGGGTCTCACACAAATCAGATGTTTATAGCTATGGAATGATGATTTTGGAAATGGTTGGAGGTAGAAAGAATATAGACACTGAGGTTGATCGTACCAGTGAAATATTCTTTCCATATTGGGTTTATAGGCGCCTTGAACTCGATGAAGAACTAACATTGAATGGTCTCATGACTGAAGAGGATCGACAAAATGCAAAAAAGATGACAATAGTGAGCTTGTGGTGCATACAGACTAACCCATCAAACCGGCCTGGAATGAGTAGAGTTGTCGAAATGTTGGAAATGAGCCTTAACTTCTTACAAATCCCTCCTAAGCCTTTCTTGTCTTCCCCGTCAAGATTAGAAGCTGATTCTTCGACTACAATGGTTCTATCTCACTCTAGTTCTATAGTGCCCTAA